A stretch of DNA from Methanomassiliicoccales archaeon:
GGGTTATATATTGTTCTTGCTGCGTATAAAATTGGCTTAGCTGCTGCCATGTAATCCATTAACTTTAAAATACTCCCACTGTAAGCTCCAAAAGTAGGGTGCTTAGTTAACAGAAGAGCATCGGCCTCTTTTAAAACTTTCGGGACATCTGTTTTTGCTACAGAGTTTCGAAAACAAACATTCGTAATCGCCAACGATTGCGCTAATGCGATAAGACTTTCTTTTGTAGGACCGTCACCAACTAATACAAATTTAATGCTTTTGTACCCTTTTGCTTGCACGAGTTCCGCAGCTCTAATCACAACATCTAAAGCGTTGGACATACTGTGAGCACCAAGGTATAACACATAGAAGTCATCAGAACTCTTTCTTAAAGACTGTTTCGATAGACGATCAAAACTGGAGAGGTCGATTCCATTGGGAATCCAGCAAATCTTCTCCTGGTCTATGCCGCAGGCAGTGATATATTCCTTCATCTGGGGTCCGAGAATAATGATTCGCTCCGCACGGCGATAGAGGAACCTCTCCAGTGCCTGCAGAGCCTTTACGAGCGGATGACCGGCGCTCAGTTCGCCCACGTCGATGATTGCCTGGGGCCAGAGGTCCCGGACTTCCATCACAAAGGGGACTCGGAAATGCCGAGCCACCAAATAAGCAGCAAGGGGGGTAAGGAGGTGAACTGATGACCCAATAACCACATCGGGCTTCTCTACTTCAGGAAACAAACGCGGAAGGCGTATTCCAAGTCGCCAGGCCCGAAGCATAAAAGCCACCATATTCCTCGCCCGGCGCCAGTCATTCCTGTGATATGGTGGAGTGCGAAGCCACACAAACTTGATACCGTCGGTTTCCTCGACCTTCCACTTTTCCCCTGGTTGCAAGCGGGTTTCTCTGTGCAGGTAATGGTGGAAGCTCGTGGCAAAAATGGTGACTTTATGCCCTTTCTTTACCAATTCCTTCCCG
This window harbors:
- a CDS encoding glycosyltransferase family 4 protein produces the protein MNIWIFNQYAHPPDLPGGTRHYDLGKELVKKGHKVTIFATSFHHYLHRETRLQPGEKWKVEETDGIKFVWLRTPPYHRNDWRRARNMVAFMLRAWRLGIRLPRLFPEVEKPDVVIGSSVHLLTPLAAYLVARHFRVPFVMEVRDLWPQAIIDVGELSAGHPLVKALQALERFLYRRAERIIILGPQMKEYITACGIDQEKICWIPNGIDLSSFDRLSKQSLRKSSDDFYVLYLGAHSMSNALDVVIRAAELVQAKGYKSIKFVLVGDGPTKESLIALAQSLAITNVCFRNSVAKTDVPKVLKEADALLLTKHPTFGAYSGSILKLMDYMAAAKPILYAARTIYNPVETSRCGLVVNPGDPQALAEAIIKLYQMPQEEREAMGRRGRQYVEKYHAIPTLANKLEQILREVVTNS